The following coding sequences are from one Ursus arctos isolate Adak ecotype North America unplaced genomic scaffold, UrsArc2.0 scaffold_23, whole genome shotgun sequence window:
- the LOC113249173 gene encoding olfactory receptor 6C1-like — protein sequence MRNHTEVTEFILLGLSDDPQLQAVIFVFLFITYTLSITGNLTIITLTLLDPHLQTPMYFFLRNFSLLEVSFTTVSIPKFLGTLITGDKTISFNDCMAQFFFFILLGVTEFCLLAAMSYDRYIAICKPLHYMTIMNPRVCILLVFASWLASFLIVFPLLMLFIQLDYCESNVIDHFTCDYFPLLHLSCSDTKFLDVVGFSCAVFTLMFTLALIILSYVYIIRTIVRLPSASQRTKAFSTCSSHMIVISISYGSCIFMYINPAAKDRVSLRKAVAVLNTSVAPMLNPFIYSLRNQQVKRAFMDRARKIVFFSSK from the coding sequence atgagaaaccacACAGAAGTAACAGAGTTCATCCTCCTGGGCTTGTCAGATGACCCACAGCTTCAGGCGGTGATCTTCGTCTTTCTGTTCATCACCTACACGCTCAGCATCACGGGGAACCTGACCATTATCACCCTTACCCTGCTGGATCCTCACCTCCAGacccccatgtatttcttcctcagaAACTTCTCCTTGCTAGAGGTTTCATTCACAACTGTCAGCATACCCAAGTTCCTGGGCACCCTGATTACAGGAGATAAAACCATTTCCTTTAATGATTGCATggctcagttcttttttttcattctgttgggAGTCACTGAATTTTGCCTTCTGGCTGCCATGTCCTATGACCGTTACATTGCCATCTGCAAACCTCTGCATTACATGACCATCATGAATCCCAGAGTCTGCATACTCCTTGTCTTTGCTTCTTGGCTGGCTTCATTCTTAATCGTATTCCCATTACTCATGCTATTCATACAGCTTGATTACTGTGAGTCCAATGTTATAGACCATTTCACCTGTGATTATTTCCCCTTACTACACCTTTCTTGTTCAGACACAAAATTCCTAGACGTAGTGGGTTTTTCCTGTGCTGTGTTTACTTTAATGTTCACGTTGGCATTAATAATTCTGTCCTACGTATATATCATCAGAACGATTGTGAGGCTTCCTTCTGCCAGTCAGAGGACAAAGGCCTTTTCCACGTGTTCATCCCACATGATTGTCATCTCCATCTCCTATGGCAGCTGCATTTTCATGTACATAAACCCAGCAGCAAAAGACAGAGTGTCTCTGAGGAAGGCAGTTGCTGTGCTGAACACCTCAGTAGCTCCCATGCTGAACCCTTTTATTTACAGCCTAAGGAACCAGCAAGTCAAGCGAGCCTTCATGGACAGGGCAAGGAAGATTGTATTTTTctcaagcaaatga
- the LOC125282304 gene encoding olfactory receptor 6C3-like: MKNHTVPTEFILLGLSDDPELQIMIFLFLIITYMLSITGNLTIITLTLVDSHLQTPMYFFLRNFSVLEISFTTVCIPRFLGTIITRDKTISYNNCTAQLFFFIFMGITEFYLLTAMSYDRYVAICKPLHYTTIMNKRVCILLVFCAWLAGFLNIFPPVILFLQLDYCGSKVIDHFACDYFPLLQLSCSDTRLLEVIGFYSAIVILLFTLALIILSYMFIIRTILKLPSASQRKKAFSTCSSHMIVISISYGSCIFMYANPSAKEKSSLTKGVAILNTSVAPMMNPFIYTLRNQQVKQAFKDTIQKVMFFSSK, translated from the coding sequence ATGAAAAACCACACAGTACCCACAGAATTCATTCTTCTAGGGCTATCGGATGACCCAGAGCTTCAgattatgatttttctcttcttaatcaTCACATATATGTTAAGTATCACTGGAAATTTAACCATCATCACTCTCACCTTGGTTGACTCCCATCTACAGACCCCTATGTATTTCTTCCTCAGGAACTTCTCTGTATTAGAAATATCCTTTACAACTGTCTGTATTCCTAGATTTCTGGGCACAATTATCACCAGAGACAAAACTATTTCATACAATAATTGTACAGCTCAgttgtttttcttcatcttcatggGAATAACTGAGTTTTATCTTCTAACTgccatgtcctatgaccgctaCGTAGCCATCTGTAAGCCCTTGCATTATACAACCATCATGAACAAAAGAGTCTGCATTTTACTTGTCTTTTGTGCTTGGCTGGCAGGATTCTTAAATATCTTCCCACCAGttattctttttctccagttAGATTACTGTGGCTCCAAAGTCATTGATCACTTTGCTTGTGACTACTTTCCGCTCTTGCAATTATCTTGCTCAGACACACGGCTCCTAGAAGTGATCGGTTTTTACTCCGCAATAGTGATTCTGCTTTTCACCTTGGCATTAATAATTCTATCTTACATGTTCATCATTAGAACAATTCTGAAACTGCCCTCTGCCAGTCagagaaaaaaggcattttctaCATGTTCTTCACACATGATTGTCATTTCCATCTCTTATGGAAGCTGCATATTCATGTATGCCAACCCTTCCGCAAAAGAAAAGTCATCATTGACCAAAGGAGTGGCTATTCTAAATACTTCTGTCGCTCCTATGatgaatccatttatatataCCCTGAGGAACCAGCAAGTAAAGCAAGCCTTTAAGGATACTATACAAAAGGTTATGTTTTTCTCCAGTAAATGA
- the LOC113249176 gene encoding olfactory receptor 6C3 — protein sequence MNHTVITEFVLLGLSDDPDLQIVIFLFLFITYLLSVTGNLTVITLTLVDPHLQTPMYFFLRNFSFLEILFTSVCIPRFLGAIITRDKTISYNNCAAQLFFFIFMGVTEFYILTAMSYDRYVAICKPFHYTTIMNRKLCTLLVLCAWLGGFLTIFPPLMLLLQLDYCASNVIDHFACDYFPLLQLSCSDTRLLEVIGFYFALVALLFTLALVILSYMYIVRTILRIPSASQRKKAFSTCSSHMIVISISYGSCIFMYANPSAKERASLTKGVAILNTSVAPMLNPFIYTLRNQQVKQAFKDVVHKVVFSSSK from the coding sequence atgaACCACACAGTGATCACAGAGTTTGTCCTGCTAGGCCTTTCTGATGATCCTGACCTTCAGATTgtgattttcctcttcttatttatCACATACTTATTAAGTGTCACCGGAAACCTGACTGTCATCACCCTAACCTTGGTGGACCCTCATCTACAGACACCGATGTATTTCTTCCTTCGAAACTTCTCTTTCTTAGAAATCTTATTTACATCTGTGTGTATTCCTAGATTTCTGGGGGCAATTATCACCAGGGATAAGACTATTTCCTATAACAACTGTGCAGCCcaactctttttctttattttcatgggGGTGACAGAATTTTACATTCTAACTgccatgtcctatgaccgctaCGTTGCCATCTGCAAGCCCTTTCATTACACCACCATCATGAACAGAAAACTCtgcaccctgcttgtgctctgtgcgTGGCTCGGCGGGTTCCTGACCATTTTCCCGCCCCTTATGCTCCTGCTCCAGCTGGATTACTGTGCTTCCAATGTCATCGATCACTTTGCATGTGACTATTTTCCCCTTCTACAACTGTCGTGTTCAGATACACGGCTCCTAGAAGTGATTGGTTTCTACTTTGCTTTGGTTGCTTTGCTCTTCACTTTGGCATTGGTGATTTTATCCTACATGTATATTGTCAGAACGATTTTGAGAATCCCATCTGCCAGTCAGAGAaaaaaggctttctccacgtgtTCCTCTCATATGATTGTCATTTCCATCTCTTATGGAAGCTGTATATTTATGTATGCTAATCCCTCTGCAAAAGAAAGGGCATCATTGACAAAAGGAGTAGCTATTCTCAATACCTCTGTTGCCCCCATGCTGAACCCGTTCATTTATACTCTGAGAAACCAGCAAGTAAAACAAGCCTTcaaagatgtggtccataaagtagtattttcttcaagtaaatga